The nucleotide sequence AAATTGGACTATATCATTAGTGACAATGCTGCCAACATGAGAAAAGCATTCACGGTGTGCTTCCCCATTGAACAAGAAGATGAAGTACACGACGAAGATCACCTTGACGACCCAGAGCTCTGGAATGACCTAACCCTGGAAGACAAGCAAACAGTGGATGCTGCTATTGCAAAAAAACAGCGCTTGCAGTGTTTTGCCCACACTCTCCAGCTGGTGGTGGGAGACGGCTTGAAAGAAACAAAAGTGATGACTCCTTCTCTTTCAAAGTTATCAAAAATCAGCTCACTGCTACATACAAACACAACATTCAAAGAGGTGTTTGAGGCTGAATTTGGGGAAAGAGGCATCCCTGCTGCTGTCAACACAAGATGGAACTCAACACTGATACAAGTAAAGGCAGTTGTTCAATGTGACCATCGAAAGCTCAGTCATGTTCTAGAAAAGGCTGGGCACAAGGAGTTGTTGTTCACCGTACGGGAGTGGAATAAGTTGAAGGAGTTGGTGGACATCCTGAAGCCGTTTGGAGAAGCAACAGATATGACACAGGGGGAGAAGATCGTCACAATCAGTTCTGTTGTTCCCTCGGTCCTGTCCCTGAATCATCACCTGGAGCAGCGGAAGCCTCACGTCCATTTCCTGAGCGGCCTGGTCAGAAGTCTCCAGGCATCCCTGAACAAAAGATTTCTTGGAATCTTCATCAATGTGAAAATGGCCAGGACACAAGATGGAATCACTGCCCCATTTTCAGATCCAGTCTACCTCAAAGCAGCTGCCTTGGATCCGGCTTTTTCTCTGATGTGGGTGGAGCACCATGTGCTGGTCAAGGAGGAGGTCAAGGAGGAGGTGGCACAAAGAGTGAAAGGTAAATATTATTGAGTTTAATGTAACTTTTTCTCAATTTAATCCAATTGACTGCAACAATAATACTTTTATCAGTTTAACCCACTGCATCACCAGTACTCTAATACTGGCCTTTTTTGTTTTCTGCTATGCTTTCACATGTTTTGCCAGAACTGATTCTGGAAGATGCTACAGGGACTGAGCAAGCTGTGCCTCTTGTTGATGAGAAACAGCGAGAGGACCATAGTCTTAGACAAGAAGATGGGCTGTTTGCAGCCTACTGTAAGAGGCAGAAGAAAGCTGTTGGGACCACTCCAGCACTACAACTAAGTCACTACCTTGACATATGCGAAGGACAGAATGCCCTCTTGTTCTGGGCAATGAACAGGAAGGCTCTTCCTTCACTGGCCCGAGTGGCCATCAGGGTCTTGGCAGTGCCTGCCTCCAGTGCTCTGGTGGAGCGTGTTTTCAGCCATGGTGGCATCATACCGCGACCTCATCGTGCACAAATGACTGACAGACTTTTATCGAATTTGGTCTTTTGCAAATGCAATGCATCATAGGGCCCCGAGATAAGAGGGAAAAAAATGAAACTTTATGCATTACACACAGTCTCCATGTTCAGGTTTTATCTCCCATCTTTTGGGATCTGTATTGTTCTTTTCTCAGACATTCAGGCCAGTGTTCAAATTGTAGGCCTACT is from Oncorhynchus masou masou isolate Uvic2021 chromosome 32, UVic_Omas_1.1, whole genome shotgun sequence and encodes:
- the LOC135525525 gene encoding uncharacterized protein LOC135525525, encoding MIPKIIIFGYTDYTVVNKKRIATCKTCGKKITDGGATTSNFVRHLKLHKERFEQYQMNKSVTSEPQQSPISQFMETRVGQYSMNHPQQKAINNAILSDLVIDCNLPLSVVENKSFRHFLSVVDSKYSPVCCRTLTSKVENLATERRSKLKNQLSKTDHVSVTVDIWSDRKMRGFLGVTVHCMEKDGERLQLKSNLLACDSVKGPHMAERICEQFEAICGEYRIKDKLDYIISDNAANMRKAFTVCFPIEQEDEVHDEDHLDDPELWNDLTLEDKQTVDAAIAKKQRLQCFAHTLQLVVGDGLKETKVMTPSLSKLSKISSLLHTNTTFKEVFEAEFGERGIPAAVNTRWNSTLIQVKAVVQCDHRKLSHVLEKAGHKELLFTVREWNKLKELVDILKPFGEATDMTQGEKIVTISSVVPSVLSLNHHLEQRKPHVHFLSGLVRSLQASLNKRFLGIFINVKMARTQDGITAPFSDPVYLKAAALDPAFSLMWVEHHVLVKEEVKEEVAQRVKELILEDATGTEQAVPLVDEKQREDHSLRQEDGLFAAYCKRQKKAVGTTPALQLSHYLDICEGQNALLFWAMNRKALPSLARVAIRVLAVPASSALVERVFSHGGIIPRPHRAQMTDRLLSNLVFCKCNAS